A stretch of the Pongo pygmaeus isolate AG05252 chromosome 16, NHGRI_mPonPyg2-v2.0_pri, whole genome shotgun sequence genome encodes the following:
- the LOC129028712 gene encoding beta-defensin 108B-like, protein MKPNFLLSSTVRIAVLLFTIFFFMSQVLPARGKFKEICEHPNGSCRDFCLEIEIHVGRCLNSRPCCLPLGHQPRIESTTPKKD, encoded by the exons aTGAAGccaaactttcttctttcttcaactGTGAGGATTGCTGTCCTCCTCTtcaccattttcttctttatgagcCAAGTTCTACCAG CCAGGGGCAAATTCAAGGAGATCTGTGAACATCCAAATGGCTCCTGTCGGGACTTTTGCCTTGAAATAGAAATCCATGTTGGGAGATGTTTAAATAGCCGACCCTGCTGCCTGCCTCTGGGGCATCAACCAAGAATTGAGAGCACTACACCCAAAAAGGACTGA